The following are encoded together in the Thalassomonas haliotis genome:
- a CDS encoding protein phosphatase CheZ, whose product MTKLMSGHVSLEQAKLLVEYLDSGQQEKADELIAEIQNPINSELFAEIGKLTRQLHDSLMNFQLDSRLNDLATADIPDAKERLNYVITRTEEAANKTMDAVESIFPAIDSLQDRVKTVNPLWQKLMDNQLNLSEFKNLCLDIDALLKMTGTESERIHSLMTDVLMAQDFQDLTGQVIRKVIDLVREVEDSLIGMLTAFGISSASGQAAAKPSVGDNLVEGPIVNTEERDDVVSDQDDVDDLLSSLGF is encoded by the coding sequence ATGACAAAATTGATGAGTGGCCATGTTTCTCTGGAACAGGCCAAGTTACTGGTGGAGTATTTAGATAGCGGCCAGCAGGAAAAGGCTGATGAACTTATAGCGGAAATACAAAATCCAATTAATTCTGAGCTTTTTGCTGAAATAGGCAAGTTAACTCGTCAGTTGCATGACTCGTTGATGAATTTTCAACTTGACTCGCGTCTGAATGATTTAGCTACAGCAGATATTCCTGACGCGAAAGAACGCTTGAATTATGTCATTACCCGTACCGAAGAAGCAGCCAATAAGACCATGGATGCAGTCGAGTCTATCTTTCCTGCGATAGACTCACTTCAGGATCGGGTGAAAACCGTTAATCCGCTTTGGCAAAAGCTGATGGATAATCAACTTAATCTGAGTGAATTTAAAAACCTTTGCTTAGATATAGATGCCTTATTAAAAATGACCGGGACGGAATCCGAACGTATCCATTCCTTGATGACAGATGTCCTTATGGCCCAGGACTTTCAGGATTTAACCGGTCAGGTTATCCGCAAAGTTATCGATTTGGTAAGAGAAGTAGAAGATAGCCTGATCGGCATGTTAACCGCGTTTGGTATCTCGTCCGCGAGCGGGCAGGCGGCTGCCAAACCCAGCGTCGGCGATAATCTGGTAGAAGGGCCGATAGTCAATACCGAAGAAAGAGATGATGTTGTCAGCGATCAGGATGACGTAGATGATCTTTTGTCTAGTCTAGGATTTTAA
- a CDS encoding chemotaxis protein CheA: protein MSFEADEEILQDFLIEAGEILESLSEQLVELENDPDNAELLNAIFRGFHTVKGGAGFLSLTELVDVCHGAENIFDILRNNQRSVTSELMDVILQALDSINEMFENVKERIPLEAAEPELLAELHRLSIPEGAAEPASSDEAAVVEPEPTFEEFEQGDDFEAATPNESGDASDEMTEDEFERLLDELHGSGSPGASEPDKADDVSSTDITDDEFESLLDELHGQGAFSPGVGAQAATSSGSDEINDAEFEDLLDQIHGKGQAPKSVISAADSAPPAPADKVEKAEPKPKAVPKPKVVPAQKAAPAAAKTAAKPAAKGGEDKKASQTPAPQAETTVRVDTKRLDQIMNMVGELVLVRNRLTSLGMTKEDEDLTKAVSNLDAVTTDLQGAVMKTRMQPIKKVFGRFPRVVRDLARSLKKEIKLVLEGEETDLDKNLVEALADPLVHLVRNSVDHGVEEPDVRQSLGKPREGTVILSASQEGDHILLTIKDDGAGMNAEKLKEIAIERGVLDADAAARMSDKEAFSLIFAPGFSTKTEISEVSGRGVGMDVVKTKITQLNGTVNIDSELGVGTVLEIKVPLTLAILPTLMVVVGEQTFALPLAGVNEIFHLDLTNTNSVDGQLTIIVREKAIPLFYLDQWLVKDFEEKSRDKGHVVIVQLGNQQVGFVVDSLIGQEEVVIKPLDRLLHGTPGMAGATITSDGGIALILDVPNMLKYYAKKSPVHKKLRS from the coding sequence ATGTCCTTTGAAGCAGATGAAGAAATTCTTCAGGATTTTTTAATAGAAGCTGGTGAAATACTCGAATCTCTGTCTGAGCAGTTGGTTGAACTGGAGAATGATCCCGATAACGCAGAGTTACTTAATGCGATTTTTAGAGGATTCCATACCGTTAAAGGCGGGGCCGGATTTTTATCATTAACCGAGCTGGTTGATGTTTGTCACGGTGCAGAAAATATTTTCGATATCTTGCGTAATAACCAGCGCTCGGTGACGTCTGAATTGATGGATGTCATCTTACAGGCGCTCGACTCTATTAACGAAATGTTTGAAAATGTTAAAGAGCGTATTCCGCTGGAAGCCGCCGAACCTGAATTGCTGGCTGAATTGCACCGTTTGAGCATACCCGAAGGTGCTGCCGAGCCGGCCTCAAGCGATGAAGCAGCCGTTGTCGAACCCGAACCTACTTTTGAAGAGTTTGAACAGGGGGATGATTTTGAAGCGGCAACGCCAAACGAGTCGGGCGATGCTTCTGATGAAATGACCGAAGATGAGTTTGAACGTTTGCTTGATGAACTTCATGGCAGCGGCAGCCCGGGAGCGAGTGAACCGGATAAGGCAGATGATGTCAGCAGTACGGACATCACAGATGATGAATTTGAGTCTCTGCTTGATGAACTCCACGGACAGGGGGCATTTTCTCCCGGTGTTGGCGCTCAGGCTGCGACTTCAAGCGGCAGCGATGAAATTAATGACGCTGAATTTGAAGATTTGCTTGATCAGATACATGGCAAAGGGCAGGCGCCAAAATCGGTAATATCTGCAGCTGATAGTGCGCCACCGGCACCTGCCGATAAAGTCGAGAAAGCTGAGCCTAAACCCAAAGCCGTTCCTAAGCCAAAAGTTGTGCCAGCGCAAAAAGCCGCTCCGGCAGCAGCCAAGACTGCCGCCAAACCCGCAGCTAAAGGCGGAGAAGATAAAAAAGCGTCGCAAACCCCAGCCCCGCAAGCAGAAACTACCGTACGTGTTGATACCAAACGTTTGGATCAGATCATGAATATGGTGGGCGAGTTGGTTTTAGTGCGTAACCGTCTTACCAGTTTAGGCATGACTAAGGAAGATGAAGATTTAACCAAGGCCGTGTCCAACTTAGATGCCGTGACTACAGATTTACAGGGCGCGGTAATGAAAACCCGGATGCAGCCGATTAAGAAAGTTTTCGGACGTTTTCCCCGGGTCGTAAGGGATCTGGCACGCAGCCTGAAAAAAGAAATCAAGTTAGTGCTTGAAGGGGAAGAAACCGATTTAGATAAAAATCTGGTCGAAGCATTGGCAGATCCCCTGGTGCATTTAGTGCGCAACTCGGTGGATCATGGTGTGGAAGAGCCGGATGTACGCCAGTCTTTGGGTAAACCGCGCGAAGGTACGGTTATTCTTTCCGCTTCCCAGGAAGGGGATCATATCCTGTTAACCATCAAAGATGATGGTGCTGGTATGAATGCCGAGAAACTCAAAGAAATAGCAATAGAGCGCGGCGTCTTAGATGCGGATGCCGCGGCGCGCATGTCGGATAAAGAAGCTTTTAGTCTGATTTTTGCTCCGGGATTCTCAACCAAAACGGAAATTTCGGAAGTCTCCGGCCGTGGTGTCGGCATGGATGTGGTGAAAACCAAGATCACCCAGCTTAACGGGACCGTTAATATCGATTCCGAACTCGGCGTCGGTACTGTCCTGGAAATCAAGGTACCGCTGACATTGGCAATTTTGCCGACCTTGATGGTGGTGGTAGGTGAGCAAACCTTTGCCCTGCCGCTAGCCGGTGTTAATGAGATATTCCATCTCGATTTGACCAATACCAATAGCGTTGACGGTCAGTTGACTATCATTGTCAGGGAAAAAGCGATACCGCTGTTTTATCTTGACCAATGGCTGGTGAAGGACTTTGAAGAAAAAAGCCGCGACAAGGGACATGTGGTTATTGTCCAGCTGGGTAACCAGCAAGTTGGCTTTGTGGTTGACAGTTTGATTGGCCAGGAAGAAGTGGTGATTAAACCTTTAGATCGCCTGCTTCATGGCACTCCGGGTATGGCGGGAGCAACGATTACCAGCGATGGTGGTATAGCCCTGATCCTGGATGTTCCTAATATGCTGAAATACTACGCTAAAAAGTCGCCAGTTCATAAAAAATTGCGCTCATAA
- a CDS encoding protein-glutamate methylesterase/protein-glutamine glutaminase, translated as MTYKILVVDDSSFFRRRVTDILNKDPNLEVIDVAVNGKEAVEKAKLLKPDVITMDIEMPVLNGIEAVKQIMADSPAAIIMFSSLTHQGAKATLEALDAGALDFLPKKFNEIAQNNEDAGSVLRQRVSQLARRRAFAVRRPLRSSITRPDREAVKEKATVTPAKETIASRRARASGKEYKLLAIGTSTGGPVALQKILTQLPANFPVPIIMVQHMPAAFTQAFANRLNSLCKIEVKEASDGDVLKPGHAYLAPGGRQMLLDGKESNARLKIVDELAAKVAYKPSVDISFGSAAKVFQGNVLGVILTGMGSDGREGSRMLKSKGATIWAQDEETSVVYGMPQVVTAAGIAELSLPLENFAESILKEIQHG; from the coding sequence ATGACCTATAAAATACTCGTTGTTGATGATTCGAGTTTTTTCAGACGTCGTGTCACTGATATCTTAAATAAAGATCCTAATCTCGAAGTGATTGATGTTGCGGTAAACGGCAAGGAAGCCGTTGAAAAAGCGAAACTTTTAAAGCCTGATGTCATTACCATGGATATCGAAATGCCGGTGTTAAACGGCATTGAGGCGGTTAAACAGATCATGGCTGATTCGCCGGCGGCTATTATCATGTTCTCTTCCCTGACCCATCAGGGGGCGAAAGCGACCCTGGAAGCACTTGATGCCGGTGCTTTGGACTTTTTGCCGAAAAAGTTTAATGAAATCGCGCAAAATAATGAAGATGCCGGCAGCGTGTTAAGGCAGAGGGTTTCCCAGCTGGCCCGGCGCAGGGCTTTTGCTGTCCGTCGTCCGCTGAGAAGCAGTATAACCCGGCCTGACAGGGAAGCCGTTAAAGAGAAGGCCACAGTCACGCCGGCAAAAGAAACCATTGCCAGCAGAAGAGCACGTGCTTCCGGTAAGGAATATAAGCTCCTGGCCATAGGCACATCCACCGGCGGCCCGGTGGCGCTGCAAAAAATACTCACTCAGCTGCCTGCTAATTTTCCCGTTCCTATTATTATGGTGCAGCATATGCCGGCAGCCTTTACCCAGGCGTTTGCCAATCGTCTTAATTCTTTGTGCAAAATTGAGGTCAAAGAAGCCAGTGATGGTGATGTGCTTAAGCCGGGGCATGCCTATTTGGCCCCGGGAGGCAGGCAGATGCTGCTTGACGGCAAGGAAAGTAATGCCAGGTTAAAGATTGTCGATGAGCTGGCGGCGAAAGTGGCTTATAAACCCAGTGTCGATATCAGTTTTGGCTCGGCGGCTAAAGTTTTCCAGGGTAATGTCCTGGGGGTGATCTTAACCGGTATGGGTTCGGATGGCCGTGAAGGCTCGCGTATGCTGAAAAGCAAAGGTGCCACTATCTGGGCTCAGGATGAAGAAACCAGTGTAGTTTATGGCATGCCGCAGGTGGTAACCGCTGCCGGTATCGCCGAATTATCCCTGCCGTTGGAAAATTTTGCCGAGTCTATCCTCAAGGAAATACAGCATGGATAA
- a CDS encoding flagellar motor protein has product MDKLSIAGLFIAILAIYVGFSVEGGTVSALFELPAFLIVFGGTLGAVMLQSSTRQFFHAMSLLKWVFTPPVYDIDQGIKNIISWAEKARESGYLALENIALDERDNYIYKGLNLLVDGAEIENFRVSLELDLELYREHNLRSAHVFESMGGYSPTIGILGAVLGLIQALGNLSDPDLLGQGIATAFVATIYGVGFANLIYLPIANKMKDIIHQQTLYREMIAEGLIAIAHAENPHAIENKLSAFRLQQ; this is encoded by the coding sequence ATGGATAAACTCAGTATCGCTGGCCTGTTCATCGCTATCCTGGCAATTTATGTCGGTTTTAGCGTTGAAGGCGGTACTGTTTCTGCATTATTTGAGTTGCCGGCATTTTTGATTGTTTTTGGCGGTACCCTCGGGGCGGTGATGCTGCAATCATCGACCAGGCAATTCTTTCATGCCATGTCCCTGCTTAAATGGGTTTTTACCCCGCCGGTTTATGATATTGACCAGGGAATTAAAAATATTATCTCCTGGGCGGAAAAAGCCCGTGAGTCCGGCTATCTGGCATTGGAAAATATCGCCCTGGATGAAAGAGACAACTATATCTATAAAGGCCTCAACCTGCTGGTTGATGGTGCTGAAATTGAAAACTTCAGGGTTTCACTGGAACTGGATTTAGAGCTTTACCGGGAGCATAACCTCAGATCCGCCCATGTGTTTGAGTCTATGGGGGGCTATAGTCCGACCATAGGTATCCTTGGTGCGGTACTTGGTTTGATCCAGGCGCTGGGCAATCTCAGCGATCCCGATTTATTGGGACAAGGCATAGCTACTGCCTTTGTCGCGACCATCTATGGGGTCGGATTTGCCAATCTTATTTATTTGCCGATAGCAAATAAGATGAAAGATATTATTCACCAGCAGACTTTATACCGGGAAATGATCGCCGAAGGGCTGATCGCCATCGCCCATGCAGAAAATCCCCATGCTATTGAAAATAAGCTTTCAGCTTTCAGGTTACAGCAATGA
- a CDS encoding flagellar motor protein MotB: MNRSRSRRHSVEHDDVHRWLVSYADYMTLLFALFVVLYAMAMVHEKPFETITESLGRVFQADQELTKNKGHGDDILLVNTKKSNKPLYGDGLLEDAGPELFEGENELSNIKDSQVGSNLSALEEQLHAALFELEQSGYAKMQIDGDWLEIELNSGLLFPSGSSSATLAAKAILTEIYKVIGPVTNFIRIRGYTDNQPINNEIFSSNWELSVYRATAILRMLEQMSLNPARMAIEGYGQYYPSADNSTAQGRAQNRKVVIAISKYGLQQLELLENPSVAVDNLQSQAQQSEPAAEQDAVKIIQLDSGGIRITTRDEEQQPEPDN, encoded by the coding sequence ATGAACAGGTCCCGCAGCAGAAGACACAGTGTCGAACATGACGATGTTCATCGTTGGCTGGTGTCTTATGCCGATTATATGACCTTGCTGTTTGCCTTGTTTGTGGTGTTATATGCCATGGCGATGGTGCATGAAAAGCCTTTTGAAACCATTACTGAATCTTTGGGACGGGTATTTCAGGCGGATCAAGAGCTCACCAAAAATAAGGGACACGGTGACGATATTTTGCTGGTGAATACTAAAAAAAGCAATAAACCCCTGTATGGCGACGGTTTACTGGAAGATGCCGGCCCTGAGCTTTTTGAGGGAGAAAACGAGCTTTCCAATATCAAAGACAGCCAGGTTGGCTCTAACTTATCTGCCCTGGAAGAGCAGTTGCATGCGGCATTATTTGAGCTGGAGCAGTCGGGTTACGCCAAAATGCAAATTGACGGTGACTGGCTGGAGATTGAATTAAACAGCGGCCTGCTGTTTCCCAGCGGCTCTTCGTCGGCGACCCTGGCGGCAAAGGCTATCTTAACGGAAATATATAAGGTAATAGGCCCGGTGACTAACTTTATCCGTATTCGGGGTTATACTGATAACCAGCCGATTAATAATGAGATTTTTTCGTCAAACTGGGAATTATCGGTTTATCGCGCCACCGCGATTTTGCGTATGCTGGAACAAATGTCCCTCAACCCTGCCCGGATGGCAATAGAAGGCTATGGCCAGTATTATCCCAGTGCCGACAACAGCACTGCACAAGGGCGTGCTCAAAACCGCAAAGTGGTGATTGCCATTTCCAAGTACGGTTTGCAGCAGTTGGAGTTACTGGAAAATCCGAGTGTAGCGGTAGACAATTTACAAAGCCAGGCACAGCAGAGTGAACCTGCGGCCGAGCAAGATGCGGTTAAGATTATTCAACTGGACAGTGGTGGCATTCGCATCACCACCCGGGATGAAGAACAACAACCAGAACCAGATAATTAG
- a CDS encoding ParA family protein, producing the protein MVIWTIANQKGGVGKTTSTITLGGLLAEQGHRVLLVDTDPHASLSYYFGIESEDLELSVFDLFVQVSTKEQIEQSLCPTRYKNIDILPATMALATLDRSLGSKGGMGLVLKKAMEQLNGEYDYVLMDCPPVLGVLMVNALAASDRILVPVQTEFLALKGLDRMMKTLDIMQGEQDKPFSYTIIPTMYDKRTKASLLAYRSLQEMYGDKVWSSVVPIDTNFRNASVEQKIPSDYAHSTRGVYAYKKLLNYLINLPAVNK; encoded by the coding sequence TTGGTCATTTGGACGATAGCAAATCAAAAAGGCGGCGTGGGTAAAACGACGTCTACCATAACATTAGGTGGCTTACTTGCCGAGCAGGGGCACAGGGTCTTATTAGTCGATACCGATCCGCATGCTTCATTAAGTTATTATTTTGGCATAGAATCGGAAGATCTCGAACTCAGTGTTTTTGACTTGTTTGTTCAGGTTTCCACCAAAGAGCAAATAGAGCAAAGCCTGTGCCCGACACGGTATAAAAATATTGATATTTTGCCGGCGACTATGGCGCTGGCAACCTTAGACCGTTCCCTCGGCAGTAAAGGCGGCATGGGCTTAGTGTTAAAAAAGGCGATGGAGCAGCTTAACGGCGAATATGACTATGTGCTGATGGATTGCCCGCCGGTGCTGGGAGTGTTGATGGTGAATGCCCTGGCCGCGTCAGATCGTATTTTAGTACCGGTACAAACGGAGTTTCTTGCTCTTAAAGGCCTGGACAGGATGATGAAAACCCTGGATATCATGCAGGGAGAGCAGGACAAGCCTTTTTCCTATACCATTATTCCGACCATGTATGATAAAAGAACCAAAGCATCCTTGCTGGCTTACCGATCTTTGCAGGAAATGTACGGGGATAAGGTCTGGTCGAGTGTGGTTCCGATTGATACTAATTTCAGGAATGCCAGCGTTGAGCAAAAAATCCCTTCGGATTATGCACATTCAACACGCGGCGTATATGCTTATAAAAAACTGTTAAATTATTTAATAAATTTACCAGCGGTGAACAAATAA
- a CDS encoding chemotaxis protein CheW: MSKPLAASKKVMQNYLSELLTDENAEPAQADEKEKKLEKLLQNVAAPQTELPPRALSRKRKTPLRAKVKTAEVDEPEKTLPVSDTKVEQVVREQPLRTRKSEGPLTVKTEASYRKGSFQALFFEVAGLVIAVPLIELGGIHNMDKTSALMGKPPWFKGVMIHREEQIQVVDTAMWVMPEKCDQKLKASLNYQYVVMLSNTHWGLMAESLVDTVTLEQEDVKWLDAPSKRPWLAGLVKDRMCALLDVVELTKLLDQGMSINQE; encoded by the coding sequence ATGAGTAAACCTTTAGCTGCCAGTAAAAAAGTTATGCAAAATTATCTGTCGGAATTATTGACGGATGAAAACGCTGAGCCGGCACAAGCAGATGAGAAAGAAAAAAAGCTGGAGAAGTTGCTGCAAAATGTTGCTGCTCCCCAGACTGAATTGCCGCCGAGAGCCTTGTCCCGTAAAAGAAAAACGCCGCTTAGAGCAAAAGTCAAAACGGCTGAGGTCGACGAGCCGGAAAAAACTTTACCGGTTAGCGATACTAAGGTTGAACAAGTTGTCCGGGAGCAGCCGCTGCGTACCCGAAAAAGTGAAGGTCCGTTAACAGTTAAGACTGAAGCCAGTTACCGCAAGGGCAGTTTTCAGGCATTGTTTTTTGAAGTTGCCGGCCTGGTAATCGCCGTGCCCCTGATTGAACTGGGGGGCATACACAATATGGATAAAACCAGTGCCCTGATGGGCAAACCGCCCTGGTTTAAAGGGGTGATGATCCACAGGGAGGAGCAAATCCAGGTGGTGGATACCGCGATGTGGGTTATGCCGGAAAAATGTGATCAAAAACTAAAAGCATCGCTAAACTATCAATATGTTGTTATGTTAAGTAATACACACTGGGGTCTGATGGCGGAATCTTTGGTTGATACCGTGACCCTGGAGCAAGAAGATGTCAAGTGGTTAGATGCCCCGAGTAAGCGTCCGTGGTTAGCCGGCTTAGTGAAAGATCGTATGTGTGCTCTGCTTGATGTGGTGGAGCTGACGAAATTACTTGATCAGGGGATGAGTATAAATCAGGAATAA
- a CDS encoding chemotaxis protein CheW: protein MSDERRNASEKVDTNDEVLQWVTFKLEKETYGINVMQVQEVLRYSEIAPVPGAPSYVLGIINLRGNVVTVIDTRIRFGLETTEVTDNTRVVIIEAEKQVIGILVDSVAEVVYLRASEIDIAPNVGNDESAKFIQGVSNRDGELLILVDLNKLLSDDEWDELKQF from the coding sequence ATGTCTGACGAGAGACGCAATGCAAGTGAAAAAGTAGATACTAATGACGAGGTGCTGCAGTGGGTAACCTTTAAGTTAGAAAAGGAAACCTATGGCATTAATGTGATGCAGGTGCAAGAAGTGCTGCGTTACAGTGAGATTGCTCCTGTGCCCGGCGCACCCAGTTATGTGCTGGGGATCATTAATTTACGGGGTAATGTTGTAACCGTGATCGATACCCGCATCCGCTTTGGTCTGGAAACGACGGAAGTCACCGATAATACCCGGGTGGTGATCATCGAAGCAGAAAAGCAAGTGATTGGTATTCTGGTGGACAGTGTCGCCGAAGTGGTTTACCTGAGGGCCTCAGAGATCGACATTGCGCCTAATGTCGGCAATGATGAAAGTGCTAAATTTATCCAGGGGGTGTCGAACCGAGACGGTGAATTGCTTATCCTGGTGGACTTAAATAAACTCTTGTCAGATGATGAATGGGATGAATTGAAGCAGTTTTAA
- a CDS encoding DUF2802 domain-containing protein has protein sequence MSLTVVILAVVAAILLLVVLGLYFALKSLKAKLMLLEAQVQAYPLLMEELQAGITEQQAMIASMDEKYSHRGLEHEQVSKQLTHRVKVVQDELAKVKEMFEQHQEQQPEDKLYSRAYKLAELGADVEEIINECDLPRAEAEMLLSVYKKKIR, from the coding sequence TTGTCGTTAACTGTTGTGATCTTGGCTGTTGTTGCGGCTATTCTTTTATTGGTGGTTTTAGGCCTTTATTTTGCCTTAAAGTCCCTGAAAGCGAAATTAATGCTGCTGGAGGCGCAGGTACAGGCATACCCGCTATTGATGGAAGAACTGCAAGCCGGCATTACCGAGCAACAGGCTATGATTGCAAGTATGGATGAAAAATATAGCCACAGGGGACTGGAACATGAGCAAGTATCCAAACAGCTGACCCACAGGGTAAAAGTGGTGCAGGATGAGCTGGCGAAGGTAAAGGAAATGTTTGAGCAGCACCAGGAGCAGCAGCCGGAAGACAAACTCTACAGCCGGGCATACAAGCTGGCGGAATTGGGGGCTGATGTTGAAGAAATTATCAATGAATGTGATTTACCGCGGGCGGAAGCGGAAATGCTGCTTTCCGTGTATAAGAAAAAAATCCGCTAA
- a CDS encoding VacJ family lipoprotein produces MQLLFTQQVTRAYRRVRQLAAPALMIFLSVLLSACSSTSAISDADSRDPLEPVNRPFWTFTWDYADKYVIKPTSEAYSDYTPTFLRSGLYNMALNLNEPSTIINNLLQLKFSEAASSTGRFVLNSTIGMLGFFDPASDFGWNREQEEFGEVLGKYGVGDGPYLVVPALGPSSVREEAGDFVDRYYWPLAVIDFWPNMLRSAVIGLEKRVALADQEQLIIESVDSYEFVKNAYFQNMNYKVYDGNPPIVVDEEEEAEIEAFLDEFDDEIEE; encoded by the coding sequence GTGCAACTTCTTTTTACTCAACAGGTTACCAGGGCCTATCGCAGAGTCAGACAACTGGCTGCGCCTGCTTTAATGATTTTTTTATCGGTGCTACTTAGCGCCTGCTCAAGCACTTCCGCAATCAGCGATGCCGATAGCCGGGATCCGTTGGAGCCGGTCAACCGGCCGTTTTGGACCTTCACCTGGGATTATGCAGATAAATATGTGATCAAACCGACTTCAGAAGCTTATAGTGACTATACGCCGACATTTTTGCGTTCCGGTCTTTATAATATGGCGCTTAACCTGAATGAGCCGTCAACAATCATCAATAACTTACTGCAACTAAAATTTAGCGAGGCGGCATCGAGTACCGGGCGTTTTGTGCTTAATTCCACTATCGGTATGCTGGGTTTTTTTGATCCTGCCAGTGACTTTGGCTGGAACCGGGAGCAGGAAGAGTTTGGTGAAGTCCTTGGAAAGTATGGCGTTGGTGATGGTCCCTATCTGGTGGTGCCGGCACTGGGGCCAAGCTCGGTCAGGGAAGAGGCGGGTGATTTTGTCGATCGCTATTACTGGCCGCTGGCGGTTATTGATTTCTGGCCAAACATGCTGCGCTCTGCGGTTATCGGTCTGGAAAAACGGGTTGCACTGGCGGATCAGGAACAGCTGATCATAGAGTCAGTCGATTCTTATGAATTTGTTAAAAATGCCTATTTTCAGAATATGAATTACAAGGTGTATGACGGTAACCCGCCAATCGTTGTCGATGAAGAGGAAGAAGCTGAAATTGAAGCCTTTCTTGATGAGTTTGATGACGAAATTGAAGAATGA